Proteins encoded by one window of Thermobaculum terrenum ATCC BAA-798:
- a CDS encoding pyridoxal-phosphate-dependent aminotransferase family protein: MTVGIQPRTITVPKRLLLGPGPSELDPEVARALSLPSLGHLDPAMVEIMQDIKRLLQYTFVTRNEATLAVSGTGTSAMETALANVIEPGDKVLVGIMGYFGDRLAQITAKLGGQVIRVEAEWGKAIDPDMIIARIKEVTPQVVCLVHAETSTGVVQPEIEHISSAAHEVGAVLVVDTVTSLGGQPVKVDDWGIDVCYSAGQKCIGAPSGLSPITFGELALDKINKRTTPVSSFYLDLNLLRNYWDSQQYHHTISAPLVYALHTALDKIQQEGLENRWKRHEINQRAFLAGVEALSLDLLAEKDHRLNTLITIKTTEDIAERTIRQELLNDYSIEVGGGIGPFQGKLLRIGLMGYGSRREFIIQLLAALESILRKHGRPVPEGCSVAAAMKVYETAL; encoded by the coding sequence ATGACAGTTGGGATTCAGCCAAGGACGATCACAGTACCCAAGCGATTACTTCTTGGGCCAGGACCTAGTGAGCTTGATCCCGAGGTTGCGAGAGCATTATCTCTTCCCTCTCTAGGGCATCTCGATCCAGCAATGGTGGAGATAATGCAGGATATCAAGCGGCTCCTGCAATACACATTCGTGACCAGGAATGAGGCTACTCTAGCTGTTTCTGGTACGGGCACATCTGCCATGGAAACAGCTTTAGCTAATGTGATTGAGCCCGGCGATAAGGTGCTCGTAGGTATAATGGGCTATTTTGGTGATCGCCTGGCTCAAATAACTGCCAAGCTGGGAGGCCAAGTAATCAGAGTTGAAGCAGAGTGGGGGAAAGCTATTGACCCGGATATGATAATTGCTCGCATAAAAGAGGTAACTCCCCAAGTGGTCTGTCTTGTACATGCGGAGACATCTACCGGGGTCGTCCAGCCAGAAATAGAACACATCTCCTCTGCGGCCCATGAAGTTGGGGCCGTGTTAGTAGTTGATACTGTGACATCGCTAGGTGGACAGCCCGTGAAGGTAGACGATTGGGGAATAGATGTATGTTACAGCGCAGGACAGAAGTGCATTGGGGCTCCTTCTGGGCTCTCACCAATTACCTTTGGGGAGCTAGCCTTAGATAAGATCAACAAACGCACAACCCCTGTCTCAAGTTTTTATCTGGATTTGAACCTGTTGCGCAATTACTGGGATAGCCAGCAATATCATCACACTATATCCGCACCGCTCGTCTATGCCCTGCACACAGCTCTCGACAAAATACAGCAAGAGGGACTAGAAAACAGGTGGAAAAGACATGAGATAAACCAGCGAGCATTCCTGGCTGGAGTAGAAGCCCTAAGCTTGGACCTTCTAGCTGAGAAAGATCATAGACTCAATACGCTGATTACTATAAAGACCACGGAAGACATCGCAGAGAGAACCATAAGACAGGAACTGCTCAACGACTATTCAATAGAGGTAGGAGGTGGTATAGGACCGTTCCAAGGCAAACTGCTGAGGATTGGTTTAATGGGCTACGGATCAAGAAGAGAGTTTATCATCCAGTTGCTTGCAGCCTTAGAATCAATATTGCGCAAGCACGGAAGACCCGTACCAGAAGGGTGTTCAGTAGCAGCAGCAATGAAAGTCTATGAAACAGCTCTGTAG
- a CDS encoding ROK family protein, protein MSSNNQVYGGIEAGGTKFVCAVGTGPDDIRSSITFPTTYPEETLEKAVSFFRQATKGLTLVAIGIASFGPVDPNPLSPTYGYITSTPKPGWANTNFAGYIRESLGVPVGFDTDTNVAALGEHRWGAAVGLETFIYLTVGTGIGGGGLVNGKLIHGMLHPEMGHLAIPHDKEEDPFEGWCKFHKDCLEGLASGPAIESRWGVRGENLPADHPAWQLEAKYLAFGLVNYIYTLSPQRIIMGGGVMQQSHLFPLIRQRVQHLLNGYIQADDVLQRIDQYIVPPKLGTRAGVLGAIALAQDTVGD, encoded by the coding sequence TTGAGCTCGAACAACCAAGTCTATGGGGGAATAGAAGCAGGTGGTACCAAGTTTGTATGCGCTGTAGGTACTGGACCGGATGATATTAGGTCATCTATTACTTTTCCGACCACCTATCCAGAAGAAACTCTGGAAAAAGCGGTAAGCTTCTTCAGGCAGGCTACTAAAGGTTTGACGCTAGTAGCCATAGGAATTGCATCCTTTGGACCAGTAGATCCTAATCCCTTATCTCCGACTTACGGGTACATCACATCTACACCTAAGCCAGGATGGGCCAACACCAACTTTGCAGGATATATCAGAGAATCCCTTGGAGTTCCAGTAGGATTTGATACAGATACTAATGTTGCAGCGCTGGGAGAGCACAGATGGGGAGCAGCAGTGGGACTTGAAACCTTTATCTATCTGACTGTGGGCACGGGGATAGGTGGAGGAGGACTAGTCAACGGCAAGCTTATTCATGGGATGCTTCATCCCGAGATGGGGCATCTTGCTATTCCCCACGACAAAGAGGAAGACCCTTTTGAAGGCTGGTGCAAGTTCCATAAGGATTGTCTTGAGGGATTAGCTTCAGGACCAGCTATCGAATCCAGGTGGGGAGTAAGAGGCGAGAACCTCCCTGCGGATCATCCAGCATGGCAGCTGGAGGCTAAGTACCTGGCTTTTGGCCTAGTAAACTATATCTACACACTGTCCCCCCAGCGCATCATCATGGGAGGCGGAGTAATGCAACAATCTCATCTGTTCCCTCTTATTCGCCAGCGAGTTCAGCATTTGCTTAATGGATATATACAAGCAGATGACGTTCTACAGCGAATTGATCAATATATAGTCCCACCTAAACTAGGAACCAGGGCAGGCGTGCTCGGAGCGATTGCACTAGCGCAGGATACTGTCGGGGACTAA
- a CDS encoding shikimate kinase has translation MQNVNSKHIVLIGLSGSGKSTVGCLLASKMGLPYIDTDREIEKHTGMPIEEIFSKFGEGKFRQLESDQINRALKGKRAVVSLGGGAVLLEENRKLIWDLSTVIWLQASIETIANRLKHTKEIRPLLAGDDLMRRLENMLQNRERYYSQAHLCIVTDNKSPYTIVEEILSFVR, from the coding sequence ATGCAAAACGTGAATTCAAAACATATCGTGCTCATAGGACTAAGCGGTAGTGGCAAAAGTACCGTGGGGTGTCTTTTGGCCTCCAAGATGGGGCTACCTTATATAGATACCGACCGGGAAATTGAAAAGCACACAGGCATGCCGATAGAGGAGATCTTCTCTAAGTTTGGAGAAGGGAAGTTTCGGCAATTGGAAAGTGATCAAATAAATAGAGCCCTGAAGGGTAAAAGGGCCGTGGTTTCGCTTGGGGGTGGAGCTGTCCTGCTGGAAGAGAACCGCAAGCTGATATGGGATTTATCCACGGTTATCTGGCTGCAGGCAAGCATAGAAACTATAGCCAACAGGCTGAAACATACTAAAGAGATAAGGCCACTGCTTGCAGGTGACGACTTGATGCGTAGACTGGAGAATATGCTCCAGAATAGAGAGAGGTATTACTCTCAGGCACACTTATGCATAGTGACAGATAACAAATCGCCCTACACTATAGTGGAAGAAATACTCTCTTTTGTGCGTTGA
- a CDS encoding NUDIX hydrolase, whose protein sequence is MPEIVASDVVDVYPFCISENRAYYLTLLRTPGLELGNTWQAVHGRIKKKESAVQAATRELQEQTGLNPTAVWNIDFVNTFYSPEEDTIYLVPCFGVHVSESAQIELTPMHVNWEWVPPEVAVRRFVWIGQRLALQTLHDEIAGPIAAGLDPNPYLQIPPSLYLHGKKRGLIK, encoded by the coding sequence ATGCCCGAGATAGTTGCTAGCGATGTGGTGGATGTATATCCATTTTGTATATCAGAAAATAGAGCTTACTACCTGACCTTGCTAAGGACTCCAGGGCTTGAACTTGGTAACACTTGGCAAGCCGTACATGGTCGTATAAAGAAGAAAGAATCTGCTGTCCAGGCTGCAACGAGAGAGCTTCAAGAGCAGACAGGGCTTAATCCTACAGCTGTCTGGAACATTGATTTTGTCAACACGTTTTACTCTCCTGAAGAGGATACAATTTACTTGGTACCTTGCTTTGGAGTACACGTATCAGAAAGCGCTCAGATTGAACTTACGCCCATGCATGTAAACTGGGAGTGGGTACCCCCAGAGGTTGCAGTAAGAAGGTTCGTATGGATTGGTCAGAGACTAGCATTACAGACCCTGCATGACGAGATAGCAGGACCTATAGCAGCCGGACTCGATCCCAATCCATATTTGCAGATACCTCCATCGTTATATCTGCACGGGAAAAAGAGAGGACTAATAAAATGA
- a CDS encoding DUF1992 domain-containing protein, which translates to MNFGDLVERRIREAQVEGKFKNIKGEGAPIDLQENPFEDPEMRLAYKMLKNAGFCPEWIELMKQIDEEISQAERVWENYRFNRQRQIKSAQNVKVVKFAETIREIDRSRNTTLQRLETRWREINSKITYFNAIVPVDSLKKPLISIDKMRESFSREFPLLSRYLER; encoded by the coding sequence ATGAACTTTGGCGATCTGGTTGAGAGGCGTATAAGGGAAGCTCAGGTAGAGGGTAAGTTCAAAAACATCAAAGGCGAGGGTGCGCCAATTGATCTACAAGAGAACCCTTTCGAAGATCCTGAGATGCGCCTTGCCTATAAGATGCTCAAGAACGCCGGCTTTTGTCCAGAGTGGATCGAGCTTATGAAACAGATAGACGAAGAGATCTCTCAGGCGGAAAGAGTCTGGGAAAATTATAGGTTCAATCGCCAACGGCAGATTAAAAGCGCTCAGAACGTTAAGGTAGTCAAGTTTGCAGAGACCATAAGAGAAATAGACAGGTCAAGGAACACCACTCTTCAGCGACTAGAGACCAGATGGCGAGAGATCAACAGCAAGATAACCTACTTCAACGCCATAGTGCCAGTAGATAGCCTAAAGAAGCCTCTTATAAGCATAGACAAAATGAGAGAAAGCTTCTCAAGGGAGTTCCCGCTGTTATCGAGATATCTGGAAAGATAA
- a CDS encoding decaprenyl-phosphate phosphoribosyltransferase, which translates to MKQSKIQTTNRYINSALFKHLYTIIVELRPKQWTKNLLVFAGLVFSHNMLSLPALLRSSAAFVIFCAVSSAAYIINDLADVERDRLHPVKRLRPIASGLISEPTAISIASLLLICSLIASFLLSWSFALVTVLYFLIVVLYSFYLKNVVLLDVFSVASGFVLRAVAGTLVINVTLSSWLILCTLLLSLFLALAKRRHELLLLEEKASVHRQILNEYSRVFLDQLMAVVTSSTIIAYSLYTFSAASLPNDRSMMLTIPFVIYAIFRYLYLIYQQNEGGNPETLLLQDKPLLISIVLWGIAVVLILYRPWA; encoded by the coding sequence ATGAAACAGTCGAAAATTCAGACAACAAACAGATATATAAACAGCGCTTTGTTCAAACACCTCTACACAATTATAGTAGAACTTCGCCCTAAGCAGTGGACCAAGAACTTGCTAGTGTTTGCAGGATTAGTCTTCAGCCACAACATGCTTAGTCTACCTGCTTTGCTAAGATCATCTGCTGCATTCGTAATTTTCTGTGCAGTATCATCTGCAGCCTATATCATCAACGATCTTGCGGACGTGGAGAGAGATCGTTTACATCCCGTTAAGAGGTTACGGCCTATAGCATCGGGCTTGATCAGCGAGCCCACGGCTATATCAATAGCATCTTTGCTGCTGATATGCAGCTTGATAGCCTCATTCCTTCTTTCATGGTCTTTTGCACTAGTGACTGTACTCTACTTCTTGATCGTGGTTCTATATAGTTTCTATTTGAAGAACGTAGTACTTCTCGATGTGTTTTCGGTAGCATCAGGATTTGTGTTGAGGGCAGTTGCAGGGACTCTTGTAATAAATGTCACATTGTCCTCATGGCTGATACTGTGCACGCTGTTGCTCTCGCTTTTCTTGGCACTAGCCAAGAGACGCCACGAACTATTACTGCTTGAAGAGAAAGCTTCAGTACACAGACAGATACTCAACGAGTACTCAAGGGTTTTTCTGGATCAGCTCATGGCTGTGGTCACCAGCTCCACCATCATAGCCTACTCCCTATACACTTTTTCTGCTGCCAGCCTACCTAACGATAGGTCTATGATGCTCACAATCCCTTTCGTTATCTACGCTATCTTTAGATACCTATATCTCATATACCAACAAAATGAGGGAGGTAATCCTGAGACTCTTCTTCTACAAGATAAGCCACTGCTCATATCAATAGTACTATGGGGTATTGCTGTAGTTCTGATACTTTATAGACCATGGGCATGA
- a CDS encoding class I SAM-dependent RNA methyltransferase, translating into MGINDSPATSIDQTVDLELHDMAHGGRALGRHEGMVVFVPFGIPGERVLARIYHKHKRYAEAEIIDIITPSQDRVIPKCPYFGVCGGCHYQHIRYDRQLEIKRHIVESLLSRIGGFRDIKVLPTIPSPREYYYRNSARFLCGQQGDLGFTDWRSNSFIKVDTCPIMDEKINEVLQHIQGHGLPGENVRVRYSRQKDELVIWPKLSVDLETGQQFHTQVLLGREFRVSATSFFQVNTLQAENLIRIALDELEPLEGKTVVDAYCGVGTFTRFIAERAELTIGIEESPSATADFRYNMQGLKAKLIEGRAEKELGRLPNNIDRLLLDPPRTGCEPEALETILELAPEKIVYVSCDPATLARDLKVLCSTGAYRLKKVQPVDMFPQTFHIETIASLELL; encoded by the coding sequence ATGGGGATTAACGACTCTCCAGCAACCAGTATAGATCAGACAGTTGACTTGGAGCTTCATGATATGGCTCACGGTGGTAGAGCCTTGGGTAGGCACGAAGGCATGGTTGTCTTCGTGCCATTTGGCATACCTGGGGAAAGAGTACTAGCGCGTATATATCACAAGCACAAGAGATATGCAGAAGCTGAGATAATAGACATTATCACCCCATCGCAGGACAGGGTAATACCCAAGTGTCCATATTTCGGAGTATGCGGTGGATGCCATTACCAACATATAAGATATGACAGGCAGCTTGAGATCAAACGTCACATAGTAGAATCCCTACTGTCCAGAATTGGAGGCTTCAGAGATATAAAAGTACTCCCCACCATTCCTTCTCCAAGAGAGTACTATTACCGCAATAGCGCAAGATTTCTCTGTGGCCAGCAAGGGGACCTAGGGTTTACTGACTGGCGAAGCAACAGTTTCATAAAAGTAGATACTTGCCCAATAATGGATGAAAAGATTAACGAAGTGCTCCAGCACATACAGGGACATGGCCTACCTGGAGAAAACGTAAGGGTAAGATACAGCAGACAAAAAGATGAATTAGTAATATGGCCCAAGCTATCCGTAGACCTAGAAACTGGGCAGCAGTTCCATACTCAGGTCCTACTAGGAAGGGAGTTCAGAGTATCCGCAACATCCTTCTTTCAGGTAAATACGCTGCAGGCTGAAAATCTTATAAGAATAGCGCTAGATGAACTTGAACCCTTGGAAGGCAAAACGGTCGTTGATGCCTATTGTGGAGTGGGAACTTTCACTCGTTTTATAGCGGAGAGAGCCGAACTTACGATAGGGATAGAAGAATCCCCTTCAGCTACTGCCGACTTTAGATACAACATGCAAGGGCTCAAGGCAAAGTTAATAGAGGGAAGAGCTGAGAAGGAGCTGGGTAGATTGCCAAATAACATAGATAGATTATTACTGGATCCACCTAGAACTGGCTGTGAACCCGAAGCTCTGGAAACCATATTAGAGCTTGCTCCTGAGAAGATAGTCTACGTGAGCTGCGACCCGGCAACTCTGGCAAGAGATCTAAAGGTCCTATGCTCAACTGGAGCATACAGACTTAAGAAAGTACAACCCGTGGACATGTTCCCACAGACCTTCCACATAGAAACTATAGCTTCGCTGGAGCTGCTATAA
- a CDS encoding DUF6062 family protein — translation MHVNTYYDLLTAFRLEGCPICRLVRLAVDSYLDSLDYEFINDAKVRKDLVVSFGFCKDHAEQWFERPRLLATCILYRDVVAYLGYHLHLKRRELFEKRSSRGWNRRLRSSLENIRRLIKSKPVCPVCDFQQEEEHKYLSALLQGFEDESFEEAYMKSHGLCLLHLFLGLDIAAEDSSVSILLIDKALMEQRKHMDLVVQCLQSQSYNSVAAYTPKSSEIYSIVQHLCGDPRLDRKPQIHCEKNTLA, via the coding sequence ATGCACGTCAACACCTACTATGACCTTCTTACAGCTTTTCGCCTAGAAGGCTGTCCAATATGTCGTCTTGTCCGTTTAGCGGTAGATTCGTACTTGGATAGCCTAGATTATGAATTTATAAATGATGCCAAGGTTAGGAAGGATTTAGTTGTCTCCTTTGGGTTCTGCAAGGACCATGCTGAGCAATGGTTTGAAAGACCAAGACTTCTAGCGACATGCATTCTCTACCGGGATGTGGTTGCCTACCTAGGCTATCATCTTCACCTCAAAAGAAGAGAGTTGTTTGAGAAGAGATCTTCGAGAGGATGGAATCGTAGGTTGAGGAGCAGCTTGGAGAACATAAGGAGGCTCATCAAAAGCAAGCCGGTATGTCCGGTTTGTGACTTTCAACAAGAGGAGGAACATAAATACCTGAGCGCTCTTCTTCAAGGGTTCGAAGATGAGTCGTTTGAAGAAGCTTATATGAAGTCTCATGGCTTGTGTCTTCTTCATCTGTTTTTGGGGCTTGATATAGCTGCCGAAGACTCAAGCGTATCTATTCTTCTTATAGATAAAGCGCTTATGGAGCAGAGAAAGCATATGGATTTAGTAGTGCAATGCTTGCAATCCCAAAGCTACAACTCTGTTGCTGCTTATACACCCAAATCCTCGGAGATCTACTCTATAGTTCAGCACCTCTGTGGTGATCCAAGGTTAGATAGAAAGCCCCAGATACATTGTGAAAAGAACACATTGGCCTAA
- the ftsH gene encoding ATP-dependent zinc metalloprotease FtsH: MTNNQTDRPRPPGPESRRFDNNDKNNRNRWGPIPSWAWIVLIVALLLNWLVAPILFPEGKGAVSIPYTSFKQQLENNNVAEVTTQADKITGEFKQAVKVPGVDQPVKRFVTHIPAFGDDQLMSQLDQKGVIVNVQPESSTRSLLLSILISFGPTILFFLLFLWLISKAQSSQQGLFGLGKSRAKRYNATESTRVTFDDVAGIEEAKQELAEIVDFLKNPQKYQRLGGTIPKGVLLIGPPGTGKTLLARAVAGEAGVPFFSMSGSEFVEMIVGVGAARVRELFQQAKKEAPCIIFVDELDAIGRRRGSSINVGGHDEREQTLNQLLVEMDGFDSRQGVIVLAATNRPDVLDPALLRPGRFDRRVVVQRPDKVGRLKILQVHTRNVPLDPNLDLSEIAAATPGLVGADLRNLVNEAALLAARRGKNYVDREDFFDALEKITLGAERKLLISEEDRRRVAYHESGHALLGLLLPEADPVHKVTIIPRGQALGVTYQTPEDDRYNYTERYLRSRITAALGGRAAEELVFGTVTTGAENDLKQVTEIARQMVTRWGMSKEVGLVYLSPDGQEDFLGPNPITSREYSESLATVIDRETRRIIDECYAEALSLLNRERQRLDNLAEALLREESLDEQQIREIVGLGEKQPEPA; encoded by the coding sequence TTGACCAACAATCAGACGGATAGACCTAGACCACCTGGACCCGAATCTAGAAGGTTCGATAACAACGACAAGAACAACAGAAACAGATGGGGGCCTATACCCAGTTGGGCATGGATAGTTCTAATTGTAGCATTGCTACTCAACTGGCTAGTAGCTCCTATTTTATTCCCCGAGGGCAAGGGAGCGGTATCCATCCCATATACCAGCTTCAAGCAACAACTTGAGAACAACAACGTCGCAGAGGTCACTACCCAAGCGGATAAGATAACTGGTGAGTTTAAGCAGGCTGTCAAGGTACCAGGAGTTGATCAACCAGTCAAGAGATTTGTAACCCATATACCAGCCTTCGGCGATGATCAGCTGATGAGCCAGCTTGATCAGAAAGGCGTCATAGTAAATGTACAGCCAGAAAGCAGTACACGTTCCCTGCTGCTAAGCATTTTGATCAGCTTTGGGCCCACGATACTCTTCTTCTTACTATTCCTCTGGCTTATCTCCAAAGCACAGTCTTCTCAACAAGGGCTTTTTGGTCTCGGAAAGAGCAGAGCTAAGAGATACAACGCTACAGAATCTACAAGGGTTACTTTTGATGACGTAGCTGGCATCGAAGAGGCCAAGCAGGAACTTGCAGAGATCGTGGATTTCCTCAAGAACCCACAGAAGTACCAAAGATTAGGCGGTACTATACCGAAAGGTGTTCTATTGATAGGCCCTCCAGGTACTGGCAAAACTCTCTTGGCCCGAGCGGTAGCTGGAGAGGCTGGTGTGCCTTTCTTCAGTATGTCTGGTTCCGAGTTCGTAGAGATGATCGTGGGTGTGGGAGCTGCAAGAGTACGAGAGCTATTCCAGCAGGCTAAGAAGGAAGCCCCCTGCATCATCTTTGTGGACGAGCTAGATGCCATAGGCAGAAGAAGAGGTAGTAGCATCAACGTTGGAGGACATGACGAGAGAGAGCAAACTCTCAACCAGCTTTTGGTAGAGATGGACGGCTTTGACTCAAGGCAAGGAGTAATCGTCCTTGCAGCTACTAACCGCCCAGACGTCCTGGATCCAGCATTACTGCGCCCTGGGAGGTTTGACCGCAGGGTGGTAGTGCAACGCCCAGATAAGGTAGGCAGGCTCAAGATACTACAAGTGCATACTAGAAACGTACCTCTTGATCCAAATCTAGACCTTTCGGAGATAGCTGCAGCCACTCCTGGACTGGTCGGTGCTGATCTGAGGAACCTCGTCAACGAGGCGGCATTGCTGGCGGCAAGACGCGGTAAGAATTACGTCGACAGAGAAGATTTCTTTGACGCACTGGAGAAGATAACACTTGGTGCTGAGCGTAAGCTCCTTATCAGTGAAGAAGATCGCAGGCGCGTGGCCTACCATGAATCTGGACACGCTTTGTTAGGGCTGTTACTACCCGAGGCTGATCCCGTACACAAGGTAACTATTATCCCCAGAGGGCAAGCCCTAGGTGTTACATACCAAACTCCTGAGGACGATAGATATAACTATACCGAGAGATATCTACGGAGCAGGATAACCGCCGCCTTGGGAGGCAGAGCTGCGGAAGAACTAGTTTTTGGAACTGTAACTACAGGTGCAGAGAATGATCTCAAGCAGGTGACTGAGATAGCTAGGCAGATGGTCACAAGATGGGGCATGAGCAAGGAGGTGGGACTTGTATATCTATCACCAGATGGTCAGGAAGATTTCCTGGGCCCCAATCCAATAACCTCAAGGGAATACAGTGAGTCACTAGCAACTGTGATCGATAGAGAGACGAGAAGAATAATCGATGAGTGTTATGCAGAAGCTTTGTCTCTCTTGAACAGGGAGAGACAAAGGCTGGATAACTTAGCGGAGGCTCTACTTAGAGAAGAATCCTTAGACGAGCAGCAGATACGAGAGATCGTAGGGCTTGGAGAAAAGCAACCAGAACCTGCCTAG
- a CDS encoding response regulator, whose amino-acid sequence MLMKKVLIVDDEAEIVELIVMVLDDGQVQLLTAYDGEQAMRIIKEQRPDVVLTDVMMPRLDGRELCKMVKSDPSISDTKVILMSAIHRLDKGDCPADGLIHKPFDIVAIVEAVHKFLDQ is encoded by the coding sequence ATGCTTATGAAAAAAGTGCTTATAGTTGATGATGAAGCTGAGATAGTTGAGCTAATTGTGATGGTCCTTGATGATGGCCAAGTTCAACTGCTCACAGCCTATGATGGTGAGCAGGCAATGCGTATCATCAAGGAGCAGAGACCCGATGTTGTGCTTACAGACGTGATGATGCCTAGGCTGGATGGCAGAGAGCTTTGTAAGATGGTCAAGTCAGATCCATCAATCTCCGATACCAAAGTTATACTCATGAGCGCTATACATCGGCTGGATAAGGGTGATTGTCCAGCCGATGGCCTTATCCACAAGCCTTTTGACATAGTTGCCATAGTGGAAGCGGTTCACAAATTTCTAGACCAATAA
- a CDS encoding ATPase domain-containing protein — MDKISTGIPGFDVLLGGGIPKGSFVLVGGPPGVGKTILVTQMAFHHASQGKKVVMLTALTETNAKLIAHLSTLAFFDDALLGNTLQILNIQKLLQEEGLDKTLAEIRSTVIEQGVELLVIDSFRSLFTLTGDAAAVQNFIFNLSSALFMLGCTTLMVEDQYRMDGFIHPEQAISDTIIHLSLSSLNSSATRKIEVLKMRGGDPIPGKHYFEITPSGIAIYPRIESLASKVWPCDTNKRVSWGVAGLDEITGGVPVCSSNLVLGPLGVGKSLLSLQFLAAGIREGQRVLFATFYDTLEDLSRRLSSVGVDLEDALNKGNVIAIQFPFSDISADKLVHQIISQLPESSSSRLVIDGFEVVREELDRDGRFMPFVGALAQIMRSRNVTTLITCGDKSMSLWAASPEWAPMDNVLTMDRINLSGELRRVLTIVKMRGIEHDNTVYEFTITPTGIEIKDKVEEIGR; from the coding sequence GTGGACAAGATAAGTACGGGTATTCCTGGCTTTGATGTGCTCCTTGGTGGGGGTATACCTAAGGGTTCATTTGTGCTGGTTGGAGGTCCTCCAGGCGTTGGCAAGACTATATTGGTTACCCAGATGGCCTTTCACCATGCATCTCAGGGCAAGAAAGTAGTTATGCTTACTGCCCTTACTGAGACTAACGCTAAGCTTATAGCACATCTTAGTACCCTGGCCTTTTTTGATGATGCCTTGCTCGGTAATACCCTTCAGATTCTGAATATACAAAAGCTGCTGCAAGAAGAGGGCTTAGATAAGACTCTTGCCGAGATAAGGAGCACAGTGATCGAACAGGGAGTAGAACTTCTAGTAATAGACTCATTTAGAAGTCTTTTCACCCTCACTGGAGATGCAGCTGCCGTACAAAACTTTATTTTCAATCTGAGTTCGGCGCTATTCATGCTTGGATGCACCACCCTGATGGTTGAAGATCAATACAGGATGGATGGCTTCATTCATCCGGAACAGGCAATAAGCGACACCATCATTCATCTTAGCTTGTCAAGCCTGAACAGTAGTGCTACTAGGAAGATAGAGGTACTCAAGATGAGGGGAGGTGATCCTATCCCCGGCAAGCATTACTTTGAGATCACACCCTCTGGTATTGCAATATATCCAAGGATAGAATCCTTAGCTAGCAAAGTTTGGCCTTGTGATACGAATAAAAGGGTGAGCTGGGGGGTTGCTGGATTAGACGAGATAACGGGAGGTGTCCCTGTTTGCTCATCTAATCTGGTACTAGGCCCTCTTGGAGTTGGGAAGAGCTTGTTGTCTTTGCAGTTTCTAGCAGCAGGTATAAGGGAAGGCCAGAGGGTCTTATTCGCAACTTTCTACGATACTCTTGAAGATTTATCTAGACGTCTATCCAGTGTGGGAGTAGATCTAGAAGATGCTTTGAATAAAGGTAATGTCATCGCCATTCAGTTCCCCTTCTCTGATATAAGTGCAGACAAGCTAGTACATCAGATTATCTCTCAGTTACCAGAGTCTTCCTCATCTCGACTCGTGATTGACGGCTTTGAGGTTGTAAGGGAAGAGCTGGATAGAGATGGGCGATTTATGCCTTTCGTTGGTGCCTTGGCCCAGATAATGCGTTCACGCAATGTGACTACTCTTATCACATGCGGTGATAAAAGCATGTCGCTGTGGGCTGCCTCTCCTGAGTGGGCACCAATGGATAACGTCCTGACCATGGACAGGATAAATTTGAGTGGGGAGTTGAGGAGAGTACTGACCATCGTGAAAATGCGTGGCATTGAGCATGATAACACGGTATACGAGTTTACAATTACGCCAACCGGTATAGAGATAAAAGATAAGGTTGAGGAGATTGGTCGCTAG